From the genome of Nicotiana sylvestris chromosome 1, ASM39365v2, whole genome shotgun sequence:
GGAGTCACAAACACGGGTGTAGAAAAAGAAGCCAGAGGTGCTTCATCCAAAACTGGGCCTAAGCCTTCACCACCAAACCCGATGATAAAAAGTTGCTCAACAGAGTCATGAGCAGCAGCGGGAGTAACATCATCGTCAGCAATCACTACCGGGGCCTCAATAGACTCGGTAAGGGGAATAGAACGGCGGGGggatgcttcttcttcatcatcagaaatgatGCGTCTTCGAGCCCGTGGCCTTGTTACCAAAGAGCCCccgtcttcctcttcttcagaatctTCTTTATCAACGGCTTTTTTCTTCGATGAAGAACTCAAGATCATTTCTTGGGCCCTTTCCAAAGAGATACAAGAAGCCGCGACCGCCTCGGCAGTAGCttctcgaatagcaaatcctaatagaaagaaggattgaaattagttcagagaaataaaaaatatatgtaagataaaataaaataaaagctcttaccatgaatttttactttccaaccaaatcgTTGGGAAAGGGTCTTCCAAGATCTACCATCCATTGGAGCAATCTTCAATAGCTTGTCTACCCAATCACGAAAATTGAGAACATcttccacaactcccatggttgctgataaaaaaaagcaaaattagaagaaaaatcaacaaacttgaagaaaaaggtacgagaaagtcagaagactcacgtgcaaaattccacttcttagggaagggaacgttctcatcacccactaaaccaacagtgggggtaGCAACAAACCTGACATACCAGCCACGGtttttgtcatcttcagggctcaccaaaactcttttgctcctggctactagtgtaaaaacaccattgcgaAAGAGTCTAGGGGAGTAAAGGTGGATCAGATGTGGGAAAGTAAAAGACACACTGGTTgtgttggtcaaatgcctcaaacaggcaatagccctccatattattgggccaatttgacccaaacaaACATCAAAGAAACGACAGAACTCAAGGATAACAGAGTTAATAGCTGGTTTAAatcctaaagtgaaagggtatgtataaacaaaggaAAATCCGGTTAAGTAGGAAGTAATTTTTTGATTCGGATTAAGAATGATAATAGGAAAATCATGACTCCAATGAAAGTCTCTACGAACTATAGAAATCAAACCTTTAGTAATTTGAGTGGGATagatatcagcacgatctaaagaaGATACTTGGTTTCTAAGAGACTCTCTGTCATGATAAAAAGACAGTTCCACAGGAATTATCTCTTCTACTAAAGGCtcacgaagaggttcagaaggttctttacccctagaagaagatcTTTGTGAAAGAGAACCTCTAGTTCTAGAGGAAGGGCCAGAACTAGGTGAAGGAATAGAAGAACCACGTGCAGATCCTAAACTACGGAGCctacctcctcttctgcttctACTAGGAGCATTAGGGAAGGTATCAACAATGGGAacccttctagggttagggttttatGAAGACATGATGATACGATGAAGAAGCAAacaaagatttgagaaaattggatgtTCAGAAAACTTTATGTGGTAAAGACAAAGAAggaagttatatttatactgataagcaaccgccaaaggaaaaggtgcaatggtggaaggaccataataatgataactgacGCTTCGTGAATAGTGAAGCCGTGAAAAAGCCTTAAAAGTGCTGCAAAACTAATGAAAAGGTGACATGTGTGAAGAACATTAAATGGAAGTAACAATTGAAGCATCGAttctgtcatagcattaatggtgacaaaaatccTCATTTTAATGAAattcacttcccaaatattcaatcgatgaataaatggcaagtggggggactatctgtattggaaaaaattgagtttacatattaaagtggtgtaaagatgacgtgtcatgacacatagACTAGTCAAAGAGTTACAACTGGCAAAGAGATATGAGTTGCAACAAATACGAGcagaggcaaaggaagaggcacgagcgGTTATCCAAAAGACTCAGCGCTCGTActtatttaagtccaagaatcaaggagaatgaatctgacactACATGGTAATAGATATACAGTATTTAATGAGACTTAAATACTAAAatgttagagaatctgtattaaatacaatgattatgtaacgtagcatttagtatctttaattgtccataatggccttattatgacaaaggcaaaacacatatctccaaaatagctataaaagggagagaacGGATCAATTATAGAGACACAAAATACTATCTGAATATACCGATTTACGTGCTTTTCTTCTGATTACCTTATTGCTAAAcaaattactttctttcatacattcttttgattatcagtaacccaagttcttctaaattaaagctttgaccgaaatcccattttttggttaaacatctTTCCATGCAAAGCCAATCTACTAGGTATTATTACTCAGTTTCTGGTTACATGTCACTTTAATAGTTTATCACAAGAGTGCATTTTCTTTCCTTTGCATAAATTAGTACTTTGTTCACTTGTTTTGGAAAATTTAGTGGTTTTGAATTATTCACGAAAGAGTTGTACCAAAATCAAAGATCatacttcttcttctccacaccttattttcttttccttgtggTGTATAAGTTGTAGTATTGATGTGGTGGACCAAATAGGAAAAGGACTCTATGCACTTTGGAAGATTATATAGGAGTTATTTATGTGTTAGGAAAAGGACTCTatgcactaattgcaaatttaGTAGTTTGCCTAGCTTTGATGGGTTGATGATGATAGATGGGGATTTTTCCTTAGCAATGGGGCAAATAAATCATATGGTGGAGCTGGCTGCTtcatgaaatttaaaaaaaaataaaagaaaaagaaaatagcataTAAGATTTTAGAAAGCTCCTGCTACTAGTTATAGTAGGTCAAGTTACGCATGTTTAGTTCATAGACTTGATGTATAATTTCGTCTCTCTCCTCCTCCTTCGGACACCATATATATAATGGGAAATAACTCATACCTCCCACGTTGGTGTAGTATATTTTCCTTCTCAAACTTTCTAATCCTTAGTTCATACGAGCAACTTTATCCGATGTATCATTTTTCACCATCTTCCTCCCTGTACAACGCCATACAAGGGAGAAAAATCCACATCTCCTCCATTATATTGATTTTTTTAAGGTATCTAAAAGAACTTTATTTACCAAGTACTAGTTATGTACAAGACTCAAACAAGAAAAACCAACCACTTAGTTCACTTTGACCACATCACTTGGTGTATGCTCTTTTGCCACAGTAGATTGTAGGGATTATACAACTTACTATGATCGCGTGAGGCCAAAATTCGAAAGCATTTTTGGCTTATGAATTAGGAAGTACTTAACATGCTGATTGAATCCTTCTATAGAAGGCTGAAAAGAATTCACTCTTGAAACTTTAATTACTTTCTCTGTTGCTTCATTTCAATGGAGAATTCGGTAAGATTGACTTCATTACTTCATATGTATTGCGATCCTTCAACTTACATATTCTAATCATTCTACTAGTGAATAATGAATAAACGAAAAAGCAGATTTAACTTTAAGCCAGAACAAGAAAGCTCTCATAATTCAATCATGTTACTGATCTTCAAGAGTTTTTACAGCATTTAAACCTTTCAAACTCTGTACATTTTTGACAGCTTAAGTTCAAGCCTACAATTCTGCAAATCATTGAACTGATACGGATCCAAATCTATACAAATGATCTGTTGTTAAGGGATCCTAATTTGGTTGAATTACTTGGAAAGAAGCTAAGTGGAGTACAAATGGAGTTAATGTAGTGTATAATCTTGAGCTAACTGGTTACTGCAGAGATATCTTCATCTGTATAAACCAATACCTAACAGCAGCAAGGCTTGAACCCCTTTCTTTAACATATGACTGATTATTAGTTCAACAGCTTTTTAGGTGTTAACCCAGTAGAGGTTCCTGCAGAGGCCCCAATGTGGGCGTCTGAAGGTCCATACTGCAGGTGACTATCACCCCAAGGAGTGCACATACCGCTGGAACGAGACCTAGTGCATACCGATTGAGGGAAAAGAATGGACAGCTCGTACTGCAGTTGTGCAGTTCCGGAGAGGATCCTGCATAGAAAGGTGACGGTGCCAAAGAAAATAAAGAGTTATCTGAAGAAAGGAAGCTACAAATAATTTAAGTGAGAAAAGTGAAATGAATTCTGCGCCCTATTACAGATTTCTTAACAGAAACTTTCTGGTAACAAGTCTATAGTAAAGTAAAAAGATCTCTGCTAGAGGTCATTATAAAGGAATGATGAAAATAAGTGGGTGAAGCAGCAAGTTCTTGGCTGATGAAGAGGCAAAACTGTTAACTAACTAACTCTGTTAATGAACTTAAGGTGGAGCTAATTCATTAGTTTTCCGCAGACACGCTCAGTAATGGATGTCAAACAATTAGAATGACTACACATAGAAGCTGGTCATTGACCAAGATAACAGAGAGATACAGGAACAAATGCTTACTCTGATATGACTCGAGAATGAACAAAGCCAACCCACATATCATTTTATCCAGAAAACTCAATGATCCGTAGACAAAAGCACAGCCATTTAGATCTCGGCCAACCAAGACACTTTGCATGCCCACTCCAGTCACCTGTTAAGTCATATAGGAAAGAGGTGCACACGAAGATCGTAATTGTAGGCTTTCTGATCACATTGCATGTTTTACAATTAATCGAGCATTTTAAATCATTATTTCTTCCAATCCATGTCACAGCAAAGAGCCTGGCTTCCTCATGGAATAATAGAAACTACATGATGTATGCACTTGGCTTTTTTGAGAATGGTGAGGAATATATACATGTATGCAAGGCTTAATGTAGCTGAACATCATTCCACAACTAAGAATATTACTGCCCACTCTTCAGTTAAACAAGTCCATGGTTAGTTAACAACTTCATAGATACTCAATAGTGCCAAATATTAAGCAAAAACCACAAGATATGGCTAGACCTCCTTTGTGAAAATAGAGTCATTAAGAAATAAATGGAAAATTGTCCTATCTAAGGAGATAATATTTCCACGTATATAAGGTCACAATTTAATTAACCCACAGCAAGTCCATCAGTGCTTAAAGGAGTATTTGGTCCATATAAATTTTATCATAAAGGAATTTTGCGCTGAAAGATAGCCAAAGCTGTTCCAGGATGGTTTTGTATcatgctttgattagaaattgATGACCATCTAAAAATTGATAAAGCACCTCTCTAGCCTATGTCAGCAGAAATATATGGACTAAAACTTCTCATAAACCAAAGTTAAATAAGTATAATTGCTGTCTTATGGTTGACAGAAACCGCCCATCTGTGTTTTTTACAAGTTTAATGCAAAAAATAGATATGCTATAACAGGATAAAGTGCAAAAATAAAGTTTCAAGACTCGAGATTCAAAGTAAGCTCACAGAATATTATCCGTACCATTATCAAGGCATTTGCTATGCCAATCAATACCGACAAGATATACATAAGAACATTCATGTTTCTTGGAAGCAAGAGTATTCCTGTGCCACAAAGTACCCAAAGGAGACCTCCTGCAGTATAAAAGCCCTTCAATCGCTGGCTGGTCCATGTAATCTCCTGCATATAATACAGCTATAAGGAAACAAAAGAGGCAAAAAAAGGCGTCGGAAAATTCAGAGATAGAACTGACAAAAAAAAGTTCTGTTTGTATGGCACCTGTAGCAGGACGGATACAACGAAACTGCAAATAAAAATGATTGCAGGGACCTATCCACACCAATTAAGAACAGGAACAAGAGTTAGCACTATATTTCTTCCCTTGCCAATTCCTTCAAATAAAAGCTCTTTAGTTTAAATGAAAACGAGGTTCAGAAGAATACCAGAGCTTTTGAAGACTGACTCATCTGCAGGTCATAGATCACATAGAAAGCAAGAAACGCCTGCAATCCAAACAATTACAAGAACTGTATCGATCAAATCCATTTCAGTTTTCTGATATCTATCCAAAAGGGCCAACTCCAAAACAGATAATACTTACCTGGGAGACATTAGTCACAAGTCTGGTAAGCAAGTAAACAAGAGCAACTTGGTGATATAAGGTCTTCTTAAACCAATACATCCAAGAAATTCTAACATAACCTTTGACACGAGCTTCTAAATTCAAACTGGCCAAGAAAGGCAAATATTAGTGATTAACATC
Proteins encoded in this window:
- the LOC104230846 gene encoding uncharacterized protein isoform X1, giving the protein MVNHNQDDESCTKPIGRCSVFYYGVGHMLNDITSACWFTYLLVFLTDIGLSPSDAAVVMLSGQVADGLTTVFAGELIDRFGHFKVWHLAGSVLVGVSFSSVFGGCLPCKLIGSNSAMLQTIGYSVFAAIFNVGWAATQVSHMSMVNCITLNSTSRVVLASCRNAFTMIANLSLYAVAFAVFNVVGAGTPAAIENQYRWIAYISIFIGSCFVGVFHLGTREPSLNLEARVKGYVRISWMYWFKKTLYHQVALVYLLTRLVTNVSQAFLAFYVIYDLQMSQSSKALVPAIIFICSFVVSVLLQEITWTSQRLKGFYTAGGLLWVLCGTGILLLPRNMNVLMYILSVLIGIANALIMVTGVGMQSVLVGRDLNGCAFVYGSLSFLDKMICGLALFILESYQRSSPELHNCSTSCPFFSLNRYALGLVPAVCALLGVIVTCSMDLQTPTLGPLQEPLLG
- the LOC104230846 gene encoding uncharacterized protein isoform X2, which translates into the protein MLQTIGYSVFAAIFNVGWAATQVSHMSMVNCITLNSTSRVVLASCRNAFTMIANLSLYAVAFAVFNVVGAGTPAAIENQYRWIAYISIFIGSCFVGVFHLGTREPSLNLEARVKGYVRISWMYWFKKTLYHQVALVYLLTRLVTNVSQAFLAFYVIYDLQMSQSSKALVPAIIFICSFVVSVLLQEITWTSQRLKGFYTAGGLLWVLCGTGILLLPRNMNVLMYILSVLIGIANALIMVTGVGMQSVLVGRDLNGCAFVYGSLSFLDKMICGLALFILESYQRSSPELHNCSTSCPFFSLNRYALGLVPAVCALLGVIVTCSMDLQTPTLGPLQEPLLG